The Helianthus annuus cultivar XRQ/B chromosome 16, HanXRQr2.0-SUNRISE, whole genome shotgun sequence genome includes a window with the following:
- the LOC110918629 gene encoding uncharacterized protein LOC110918629: protein MDFHYDRHAISFQSSGADSTSQMIVMGTSTTTSTRFLGNPMMGNNHSCGSVLGDSVSGLKHDAGLAVEWSVDEQRKLEEGLSKFADEPSIMRYIKIAATMRDKTVRDVALRCKWMAKKRRKHDDPHMGKKLKDKKDNLVESSSKQSISSVPTLNAAPFPVTMSNRTQIDGMTFEALSGSIRHLLEQNNQVLGQISANISLMKLQDNVDLISHMKNNITTILNNMRYMPGPPFPVSLNEDLARSILPTTNQRMMFETSNGMYMKQEPGF from the exons ATGGATTTTCATTACGATCGACATGCGATTTCGTTTCAATCGAGTGGTGCAGACAGCACATCTCAGATGATTGTGATGGGGACTTCAACGACAACAAGTACGAGGTTTTTGGGGAATCCTATGATGGGAAACAATCATTCTTGTGGGTCTGTTCTTGGTGATTCTGTTTCAGGGTTGAAGCATGATGCAGGTTTGGCTGTTGAGTGGTCTGTTGATGAACAACGTAAGTTGGAAGAAGgattatccaa ATTTGCTGATGAACCGAGTATTATGAGGTATATCAAAATTGCTGCCACAATGCGTGATAAAACTGTTCGTGATGTTGCACTAAGGTGTAAGTGGATGGCG AAAAAACGAAGAAAACATGATGATCCGCATATGGGGAAAAAGTTGAAAGATAAAAAG GATAATTTGGTGGAATCATCCTCAAAACAAAGTATATCATCAGTTCCAACACTTAATGCGGCTCCGTTTCCTGTTACCATGAGTAATCGGACTCAGATTGACGGCATGACTTTTgaag CATTAAGTGGTTCAATAAGGCACTTACTCGAACAAAACAACCAAGTTCTTGGTCAGATCTCGGCTAATATCTCTCTAATGAAA CTACAGGACAATGTCGATCTCATCAGTCACATGAAGAACAATATAACCACCATTTTAAACAA CATGAGATATATGCCTGGGCCCCCATTCCCTGTATCACTAAATGAAGATCTTGCACGTAGTATCTTGCCTACTACAAATCAG AGAATGATGTTTGAGACATCAAACGGGATGTATATGAAACAAGAGCCAGGGTTTTAA